Proteins from a single region of Paraglaciecola sp. T6c:
- a CDS encoding dipeptidase, giving the protein MYKFNKKVLSITLGLLCCQAANAAVSIEDATAIQRSLITLDTHLDTPANLVVPGFNILERHSYGHDYSQVDVPRMQEGALDGGFWAVYSPQGELTKGGYEQSRDTALLRALAIRTMVSANPQVFEFATESADAAKIKKNSKHIVYMSMENAYPLGTDISLLETFYKFGLRMAGPVHFKNNQFGDSSTDPGGTQWDGLSPLGEELVAEANRLGIVLDGSHAHDETVKDMIRLSKTPIILSHTGSKAIYDHPRNVDDALLKQLAESGGVIQMNAYSEYLEKLPDDPQRKEAYKGLMKLVKEGSERSVLLEKRREIDHEHPAVKASFEVYMEHFLHALNVVGPKHVGIGADWDGGGGVDDMMDVVNLPKITKRLLDEGYSKSDLADIWGGNALRVLQQAHDYAESVKNDSK; this is encoded by the coding sequence ATGTATAAATTTAATAAAAAGGTGCTTTCCATTACTCTTGGTTTATTGTGCTGTCAGGCAGCAAATGCCGCTGTATCAATAGAAGATGCAACGGCTATTCAGCGCAGCTTAATCACTTTGGATACCCACCTGGATACACCGGCAAATCTGGTTGTGCCTGGCTTTAATATTCTTGAACGGCATTCCTATGGGCATGATTATTCTCAGGTGGATGTGCCGCGTATGCAAGAAGGCGCATTGGATGGTGGCTTTTGGGCTGTGTATTCTCCCCAAGGTGAGCTGACCAAAGGGGGCTATGAGCAAAGTCGTGATACCGCCTTACTGCGTGCTTTGGCGATTCGTACTATGGTGTCGGCAAACCCACAAGTGTTTGAATTTGCCACTGAATCTGCTGATGCCGCAAAAATAAAGAAGAACAGCAAGCATATTGTGTACATGAGCATGGAAAATGCCTACCCGCTAGGGACGGATATTAGCTTGCTTGAAACATTCTATAAGTTTGGTTTGCGTATGGCAGGCCCAGTGCATTTCAAAAACAATCAGTTTGGTGATAGCTCCACCGATCCCGGTGGCACACAGTGGGATGGATTATCGCCTTTAGGCGAAGAGCTGGTAGCAGAGGCTAATCGTTTAGGGATTGTGCTTGATGGCTCCCATGCTCATGATGAAACGGTAAAAGACATGATCCGTTTGTCAAAGACACCGATTATTTTGTCGCACACTGGCAGTAAAGCGATTTACGATCATCCGCGTAACGTTGACGATGCTTTGCTTAAACAGCTAGCTGAGTCCGGCGGTGTTATTCAGATGAATGCGTACAGTGAGTACCTTGAAAAATTGCCTGACGATCCACAGCGTAAAGAAGCCTATAAAGGGCTGATGAAGTTAGTTAAAGAGGGAAGTGAGCGCAGTGTGTTACTCGAGAAACGACGAGAAATCGATCATGAGCATCCCGCTGTTAAAGCATCGTTTGAAGTGTATATGGAACACTTTCTTCATGCATTAAATGTTGTTGGGCCTAAGCATGTTGGTATTGGCGCAGACTGGGATGGCGGCGGTGGTGTTGATGACATGATGGATGTGGTTAATCTACCTAAGATCACAAAACGTCTACTTGATGAAGGCTACAGCAAAAGCGACTTAGCAGATATTTGGGGCGGCAATGCCCTTAGAGTGTTACAACAAGCTCATGATTATGCTGAAAGTGTAAAAAATGATAGCAAATAG
- a CDS encoding acyloxyacyl hydrolase — MRTLLIIIALLGSYFVTPSAHAAKQGIAVDYLLGSDDIQGIRLAYRPYATQLTQIKWLGNLDIYWEVSMNFWEVGEQNRHETNYAVAISPVISKQFATIANKYPLRWEFGIGVSLVEDTRFAGKDIGSHYQFEDRLGLVTDFGENMNHSVALRYMHYSNGGLNDHNPGVDFLNVSYAVYF; from the coding sequence ATGCGTACACTCCTTATTATTATTGCCTTACTCGGCAGCTACTTTGTTACCCCTTCTGCTCACGCCGCAAAGCAAGGTATCGCGGTTGATTACCTTTTAGGCTCAGATGACATTCAAGGCATACGATTAGCTTATCGCCCTTATGCAACACAGTTAACACAAATTAAATGGTTGGGAAATTTAGACATTTACTGGGAAGTCAGTATGAACTTCTGGGAAGTGGGTGAGCAGAACCGCCATGAAACAAACTACGCTGTAGCGATATCACCGGTCATTTCTAAGCAGTTCGCGACCATCGCCAACAAATATCCCCTAAGATGGGAGTTCGGTATCGGTGTTTCGTTAGTAGAAGACACCCGGTTTGCAGGTAAAGATATTGGCTCTCACTATCAGTTTGAAGACCGCTTGGGCTTAGTGACCGATTTTGGTGAGAACATGAATCACTCAGTGGCATTACGCTACATGCACTATTCGAATGGCGGGTTGAACGATCATAACCCAGGCGTGGACTTTCTTAACGTGTCATACGCGGTGTACTTTTAG
- a CDS encoding rhodanese-like domain-containing protein, which yields MMQNRVLDYSQYIQQVRQTIKEVTCEEYAKDPSVYPVLIDVREDEECQLGVLPGAHIIPRGLLEAKLSGVAIGHGEIEPLDWLAQRNILLYCRTGGRSALAAQSLTRMGFTHIYSLAGGTQRWCELGYAIAQE from the coding sequence ATGATGCAAAACCGTGTATTAGATTATTCCCAATATATCCAACAAGTGCGACAAACCATCAAAGAAGTGACGTGCGAAGAATACGCCAAAGATCCCAGCGTTTATCCCGTACTGATTGATGTGCGCGAGGATGAAGAATGTCAGTTGGGTGTGCTGCCGGGTGCGCATATAATTCCTCGTGGGCTACTTGAGGCTAAGCTAAGTGGGGTGGCTATTGGTCATGGCGAAATCGAGCCGTTAGACTGGTTAGCCCAACGCAATATACTGCTATATTGTCGCACGGGAGGGCGTTCCGCGCTGGCGGCACAATCGCTGACGCGTATGGGGTTCACCCATATCTACTCACTCGCAGGGGGAACCCAGCGCTGGTGTGAACTTGGCTATGCTATTGCTCAAGAATAA
- a CDS encoding sulfite exporter TauE/SafE family protein: MLLLSAGLIGLSLGLLGAGGSILTVPALTLFLGLDEKSAITSSMLIVGLISAVGGIKAYRNRQLDLSILVSFGIVSLPFAAVGARLGIWLPQGSQTLLLVAIMCIAAYKMFAGTVRAGSDNSSSSHTASMATSVSAPPPSKRNLLIAAASVGLITGVVGVGGGFLIVPALVFFTGVNMQKAVANSLVLIVINAFTAFTTIAAGGHGVELNGIIIITMASIGSICVLAGQSISSHLDQRILKRGFSTLIVLVAIWLLINLLY, from the coding sequence ATGTTGCTATTAAGCGCAGGGTTAATCGGGCTAAGTCTAGGGCTGTTAGGTGCGGGAGGCTCCATTTTAACTGTGCCTGCCCTGACCTTATTTTTGGGGCTAGATGAAAAAAGCGCTATTACCAGCTCGATGCTAATAGTGGGCCTTATCTCAGCAGTGGGCGGTATCAAAGCCTATCGAAATCGGCAGTTAGATTTATCGATCCTTGTTAGCTTCGGCATTGTTAGCTTGCCTTTTGCTGCAGTGGGCGCGCGTCTAGGCATATGGCTCCCTCAAGGTAGTCAAACCCTGTTGTTGGTGGCCATTATGTGCATTGCTGCTTATAAAATGTTTGCCGGGACTGTCCGCGCGGGCTCAGACAATTCTTCATCTTCCCATACCGCTTCAATGGCTACGTCTGTTTCTGCGCCCCCACCGAGCAAGCGCAATCTACTCATCGCCGCAGCCTCTGTGGGGTTGATAACAGGTGTGGTCGGTGTGGGCGGTGGTTTTTTAATTGTTCCCGCTTTGGTGTTTTTTACCGGTGTAAACATGCAAAAAGCAGTCGCAAATAGTTTAGTGCTTATCGTAATCAACGCATTTACCGCTTTTACCACCATCGCGGCAGGTGGGCACGGTGTTGAGCTAAACGGCATCATCATTATCACCATGGCCAGTATCGGCTCTATTTGTGTGCTGGCTGGGCAAAGCATTTCATCTCATTTGGACCAGCGAATACTCAAACGAGGATTTTCCACTTTGATCGTACTTGTTGCCATTTGGCTGTTAATCAACTTACTTTACTGA
- a CDS encoding MBL fold metallo-hydrolase, which translates to MTVQVNGFYHDATGTVSYIVSDSERKHAVIIDSVLDFDLFSGEVSSTFADKQLAFLHENQLTLDWILDTHAHADHLSAAHYLHSKTGVKTCIGEGIKAVEARFAKTFNFPPEEGHRFDAFDKLLQDGESLQFGSATLVCMSTPGHTSDSLSYIIDDNVFVGDTLFMPDGGTARCDFPGGDAGLLWDSINRLHHLPAHYKIWVCHDYQPDNRELQYQTTVAQSQAANIHVNNQIDKAQYVALRNKRDATLAVPKLLYPSLQVNLQAGKLPQKQSNGLRYMSIPLTDKTQ; encoded by the coding sequence ATGACAGTTCAAGTAAATGGTTTTTATCATGATGCAACGGGCACAGTCAGTTATATAGTGTCAGACAGTGAACGCAAGCACGCAGTGATCATCGACAGCGTTTTAGACTTTGATCTCTTTTCAGGGGAAGTGTCCTCTACTTTTGCTGATAAGCAATTGGCATTTCTGCACGAAAATCAGCTAACGTTGGACTGGATATTAGACACCCATGCCCATGCAGATCACTTAAGTGCTGCCCATTATTTACACTCAAAAACAGGCGTTAAAACGTGTATAGGGGAAGGGATTAAGGCGGTGGAAGCACGCTTTGCTAAGACGTTCAATTTTCCACCTGAGGAAGGCCATCGCTTTGACGCGTTCGACAAATTATTACAAGACGGTGAGTCATTGCAGTTTGGCTCAGCCACGCTGGTGTGCATGAGTACGCCAGGTCACACAAGTGACAGCCTTAGTTACATTATTGATGACAATGTCTTCGTCGGCGACACGCTATTTATGCCTGACGGTGGCACGGCAAGATGTGATTTCCCTGGGGGCGATGCAGGGTTGTTATGGGACAGCATAAACCGCCTTCATCACTTACCGGCACATTACAAAATTTGGGTATGTCATGATTACCAGCCCGACAACAGAGAGCTACAATATCAAACGACAGTGGCGCAAAGCCAAGCGGCGAATATTCATGTGAATAATCAAATAGATAAGGCGCAGTACGTGGCGCTTCGCAACAAACGAGATGCTACGCTGGCGGTGCCGAAACTGCTGTATCCCTCCCTGCAAGTCAACTTGCAAGCAGGGAAGTTACCTCAAAAGCAGAGTAACGGGCTGCGTTATATGTCTATTCCGCTGACGGATAAAACACAGTAG
- a CDS encoding response regulator, whose protein sequence is MSLSDIKVAIVEDNGMARINLRNHLMEMGFSEIGCFSNGRELKAHARLRRIDLLIMDYHLGQNKNGVEVVQELQELGLLKSSTSIIFITSDRLPMIVGQIVDVHPDALVIKPYTIRSIEKNISACLNFHHYLMPVFKLMDEDEFAHALDKLNYMLERNSRPRMRSQMVKLQARLLIKVKRFKEAASVYNDVLRGSNKIIWAKWGLIQSLYLDGQIKQSEDMLLALTGTQLTSDKAREWLARICIDANQYAQAEDHINAIREGEMSVSAARLKAYIYQAQERNDEAIQLLEKKRESNRGIRERYDELSLDLARCYLQEAEGKKANEREKTLQVAKFLIGSAGRKNLDQKLIIKKDFLYAAAAVMAGNIEKASELLNREGMDDMTDSDVLQMTDAISAWKGVGNDEKASEILALCKMRLSQLDDGNETTVANMQVVKREESIGERRPEAMKLNKTGLEHYIKQDYQKATRDFYQAYLLFPREVAFSLNLLQSLVEAEQGAYKTINTRQFLSELSRRQMAPNNQKRLEDIAKKVEKSPKIFS, encoded by the coding sequence ATGTCACTAAGTGATATCAAAGTCGCTATTGTTGAAGACAATGGCATGGCTCGTATCAACCTGCGCAATCATTTAATGGAAATGGGCTTTAGCGAAATCGGCTGTTTTAGCAACGGTCGGGAGTTAAAAGCCCACGCACGCCTGCGTCGCATCGATTTGTTAATAATGGATTATCATTTAGGCCAAAACAAAAATGGCGTAGAAGTGGTACAAGAATTACAAGAGCTGGGATTATTAAAAAGCTCTACCAGTATTATTTTTATCACCTCAGATCGCTTACCTATGATAGTGGGTCAAATCGTCGATGTGCACCCTGACGCACTTGTCATCAAACCGTATACCATTCGCAGTATCGAAAAAAACATTTCCGCATGTTTGAATTTTCACCACTATTTAATGCCCGTTTTCAAACTCATGGACGAAGACGAATTCGCTCACGCGTTAGATAAGTTAAATTACATGCTTGAGCGCAACAGCCGCCCTCGCATGCGCAGTCAAATGGTTAAGCTGCAGGCGCGTTTACTCATAAAAGTAAAGCGCTTCAAAGAAGCCGCAAGCGTGTACAACGATGTACTTCGCGGCTCAAACAAAATCATTTGGGCCAAGTGGGGGCTGATCCAGAGCCTGTATTTAGATGGTCAAATAAAGCAAAGTGAAGACATGCTTTTGGCACTCACGGGGACTCAGCTCACCAGTGATAAAGCCCGGGAGTGGCTAGCGCGAATTTGTATCGACGCCAACCAATATGCTCAAGCAGAAGATCACATCAACGCAATTCGCGAAGGTGAGATGTCGGTCTCTGCTGCTCGCCTCAAAGCTTATATATATCAAGCCCAAGAGCGCAATGACGAAGCGATTCAATTACTTGAGAAAAAGCGAGAGTCGAATCGTGGCATCCGAGAACGTTACGATGAGCTATCTCTAGATTTAGCCCGATGTTATTTGCAAGAAGCTGAGGGTAAAAAAGCCAATGAGCGAGAGAAAACCCTGCAAGTCGCAAAATTTTTGATTGGCTCGGCTGGACGTAAAAACTTGGATCAAAAATTAATCATTAAAAAAGATTTTTTGTATGCGGCAGCAGCTGTCATGGCGGGAAATATAGAGAAAGCCTCAGAGCTTCTCAATCGTGAGGGCATGGATGACATGACCGATAGCGACGTCCTGCAGATGACAGATGCTATTTCCGCGTGGAAAGGCGTAGGTAACGATGAAAAAGCCTCAGAAATATTAGCCTTGTGCAAGATGCGCCTTTCTCAACTAGACGATGGCAATGAGACTACCGTTGCCAACATGCAGGTGGTGAAACGTGAAGAGAGCATTGGCGAACGCCGGCCTGAAGCAATGAAGTTAAACAAAACAGGCTTAGAACATTACATAAAGCAGGACTATCAAAAAGCCACACGGGATTTTTACCAAGCCTATTTACTCTTTCCTCGAGAGGTGGCCTTTAGTTTAAATCTGCTTCAAAGCTTAGTTGAAGCTGAACAAGGGGCTTATAAAACGATTAATACACGGCAGTTTTTATCTGAACTTTCCCGTCGCCAAATGGCCCCTAACAATCAAAAACGTTTGGAAGATATCGCTAAAAAAGTCGAAAAGTCCCCGAAAATTTTTAGCTAA
- a CDS encoding CoA-acylating methylmalonate-semialdehyde dehydrogenase gives MQHVPLLINGEFISSQSQQFIDVTNPANNSVIAKAPIATDAELEAAVASAKEAFLTWREVPVPERARVMMRYQQLLKEHHDEIATLLSSETGKTFDDAKGDVWRGIEVVEQAMNAPSMMMGETAENVARGIDTYSYIQPLGVCLGITPFNFPAMIPLWMFPMAVACGNTFILKPSEQDPLTPTRLAELFIEAGAPKGVLNVVHGGKDQVNKLLNHDDVRAVSFVGSVPVGQHVYKTATDNMKRAQCFAGAKNHSVIMPDANVKQVLNNLVGASVGAAGQRCMAISVAVFVGASSQWIDELAQMIGQVKPGLWDDKDAAYGPLISPQAKARVLSLIQQGKDEGAKCLLDGSDFTLPGYEEGNWVGPTVFSDVTTDMEIYKQEIFGPVLCCMVVDTLEEAIALVNRNPFGNGTSIFTASGAAARKYQHEIEVGQVGINVPIPVPLPFFSFTGWKNSFYGDLHAYGKQAVRFYTETKTVTARWFENDIPSGPNMTIELK, from the coding sequence ATGCAACACGTTCCTTTACTTATCAACGGTGAGTTTATTTCATCCCAATCGCAGCAATTTATCGACGTTACCAATCCTGCGAATAATTCTGTCATCGCCAAGGCGCCCATTGCCACTGACGCTGAACTAGAAGCCGCGGTGGCCAGTGCCAAAGAAGCCTTTTTAACGTGGCGAGAAGTACCTGTGCCTGAGCGTGCTCGCGTGATGATGCGCTACCAGCAATTGTTAAAAGAGCATCATGATGAAATTGCCACGTTACTGAGCAGTGAAACCGGCAAGACCTTTGATGATGCAAAAGGTGACGTGTGGCGGGGGATTGAAGTCGTTGAGCAAGCCATGAACGCGCCCTCAATGATGATGGGGGAGACCGCGGAAAATGTGGCTCGTGGTATAGACACCTACAGCTATATTCAACCGCTGGGTGTGTGCCTAGGGATCACGCCATTTAACTTCCCTGCGATGATCCCGCTGTGGATGTTCCCGATGGCTGTTGCTTGTGGCAATACATTCATTCTTAAACCGTCAGAGCAAGACCCGCTTACGCCCACACGCTTGGCTGAATTGTTTATTGAAGCTGGCGCGCCCAAAGGGGTGTTAAATGTTGTTCACGGTGGTAAAGATCAAGTCAATAAATTGCTTAACCATGATGATGTGCGCGCAGTGTCATTCGTGGGCTCAGTCCCTGTAGGTCAACATGTATATAAAACAGCAACCGATAATATGAAACGGGCACAGTGTTTTGCGGGTGCTAAAAATCATTCTGTGATCATGCCTGATGCCAACGTAAAGCAAGTACTAAACAACCTAGTCGGGGCTTCAGTTGGCGCTGCCGGTCAGCGTTGTATGGCGATTTCTGTGGCTGTATTTGTTGGCGCATCAAGTCAGTGGATTGACGAACTCGCCCAGATGATTGGCCAAGTCAAACCAGGCTTATGGGATGACAAAGATGCGGCTTACGGCCCACTTATTAGCCCGCAGGCAAAAGCCCGCGTGTTATCACTTATTCAGCAAGGTAAGGATGAAGGTGCGAAATGTTTATTGGATGGTAGCGATTTCACATTACCTGGCTACGAAGAGGGTAATTGGGTTGGGCCCACTGTTTTTAGCGATGTGACTACGGACATGGAAATATATAAACAGGAAATTTTTGGCCCTGTTTTATGTTGCATGGTAGTGGATACACTCGAAGAAGCGATCGCGCTGGTTAATCGCAATCCCTTTGGTAACGGCACATCAATTTTCACCGCTAGCGGCGCTGCAGCGCGCAAATACCAGCACGAAATAGAAGTTGGCCAAGTGGGAATCAACGTACCTATTCCTGTTCCTTTACCGTTTTTTTCGTTTACCGGTTGGAAGAATTCTTTCTATGGGGACTTACACGCCTACGGTAAGCAGGCAGTACGTTTTTACACTGAAACCAAAACTGTGACAGCCCGTTGGTTTGAGAACGATATTCCTAGTGGTCCAAACATGACTATCGAATTGAAGTAA
- a CDS encoding acyl-CoA dehydrogenase family protein, whose protein sequence is MNFDLSEDQQAFADTARQFAEQALAPNAAKWDKEHHFPKDVIQQAGELGFCGLYTSEEDGGLGLSRLDSSIIFEQLSMGCTATTAMMTIHNMATWMIAKWGKPALKAKWCPDLVTGKLLASYCLTEPGSGSDAAALRTSAKLDGDDYVLNGSKMFISGAGETDVLVVMARTGGEGPKGISAFLVPADAQGITYGKAEEKMGWNAQPTRLITFDNVRVSHINLLGDEGQGFSFAMQGLDGGRVNIATCSIGTAQQALNTATAYMKERTQFGKPLAAFQALQFKLADMATELVAARQMVRLAAFKLDNKDPERSAYCAMAKRFATDIGFEVCNQALQIHGGYGYIQEYPLERHVRDVRVHQILEGTNEIMRMIVGRRLLADDAGSIL, encoded by the coding sequence ATGAACTTTGATTTAAGCGAAGATCAGCAAGCGTTTGCGGATACCGCTCGTCAATTTGCAGAGCAAGCCCTAGCCCCTAATGCAGCTAAGTGGGACAAAGAGCACCATTTCCCGAAAGACGTTATTCAACAAGCAGGGGAGTTAGGTTTTTGCGGCCTATACACCAGTGAAGAAGACGGTGGTTTGGGGTTAAGTCGTTTGGACTCATCAATTATTTTCGAACAGTTATCCATGGGGTGCACTGCCACCACGGCCATGATGACTATTCACAATATGGCGACCTGGATGATCGCAAAATGGGGCAAACCAGCATTAAAAGCCAAGTGGTGCCCCGATTTGGTCACAGGTAAATTACTGGCGTCATATTGCTTAACAGAGCCAGGTTCTGGCTCAGATGCCGCAGCACTTCGAACCAGTGCCAAGTTGGACGGCGATGATTATGTGCTTAACGGCTCGAAAATGTTTATCTCAGGCGCGGGTGAAACCGATGTGTTAGTGGTGATGGCTCGCACCGGCGGAGAAGGCCCTAAAGGGATATCTGCGTTTTTAGTGCCAGCAGATGCACAAGGTATCACTTATGGCAAAGCGGAAGAAAAAATGGGCTGGAATGCGCAGCCCACGCGCTTAATTACGTTTGATAATGTGCGCGTCAGTCACATCAATTTGCTTGGGGATGAAGGCCAAGGCTTTAGTTTCGCTATGCAAGGTTTAGATGGTGGCCGAGTCAACATTGCGACATGCTCCATCGGTACTGCTCAGCAGGCTCTGAATACCGCTACCGCTTACATGAAAGAGCGTACGCAATTCGGTAAGCCACTCGCTGCCTTTCAAGCATTGCAATTTAAACTCGCAGATATGGCAACCGAACTGGTCGCGGCCCGTCAGATGGTGCGCCTAGCTGCGTTTAAATTGGACAATAAAGACCCTGAGCGCAGTGCTTATTGTGCCATGGCAAAACGTTTTGCCACCGATATTGGCTTTGAAGTGTGTAATCAAGCCCTGCAAATTCATGGTGGCTACGGCTACATTCAAGAATACCCATTAGAGCGTCATGTACGTGATGTGCGGGTACATCAAATTCTGGAAGGAACTAATGAGATTATGCGCATGATTGTGGGTCGACGTCTTTTGGCGGACGACGCCGGGAGCATACTGTAG
- a CDS encoding enoyl-CoA hydratase/isomerase family protein yields the protein MSDSVIFQELTTNSGMKIGHATLNRPSAHNALNMDMIQLLMPQLLAWQRDENICMVLLDGSGEKALCAGGDVVAMHNAMASQPKSMPESLQAFFTQEYQLDYLIHTYTKPFAVWGAGIVMGGGMGLMNGGSHRIVTDTSRLAMPEISIGLYPDVGGSWFLNNMPPGCGLFLGMTGASMNATDALYVNMADYFMPNDLKPQWLESLKHVPWGNNSAANSDQLSVLCAKQHQQHQALLPEAKVQPLQSTLDELAMKTSAADVADQIMGLDAQGDKWLSKAQKTLQTGSPISASLVFKQLQHGQSLTLAQCFEMELTMSCRCGEFGEFQEGVRALLVDKDHQPKWRYTSIDQVPNETMVWFFDSPWQANAHPLQDLAKE from the coding sequence GTGTCTGACAGCGTTATATTTCAAGAGCTTACTACCAACAGCGGCATGAAAATAGGGCATGCTACGCTTAATCGGCCTAGCGCCCACAATGCGCTAAACATGGACATGATTCAGCTACTGATGCCGCAACTGCTAGCGTGGCAACGAGACGAAAATATCTGCATGGTGCTTTTAGATGGCAGCGGCGAGAAAGCGTTGTGTGCCGGTGGTGACGTAGTGGCCATGCACAACGCCATGGCAAGCCAGCCTAAAAGTATGCCTGAATCTTTGCAGGCCTTTTTCACCCAAGAATATCAACTTGATTACTTGATCCATACCTACACTAAACCGTTCGCTGTATGGGGAGCGGGGATCGTGATGGGGGGCGGTATGGGTTTGATGAATGGTGGCAGTCATCGCATTGTGACCGATACATCGCGTCTTGCCATGCCCGAAATCAGCATTGGGCTATACCCAGATGTGGGCGGCAGTTGGTTCTTAAATAATATGCCCCCAGGCTGCGGCCTATTTTTAGGCATGACAGGTGCCAGTATGAATGCCACTGATGCCTTGTACGTCAATATGGCTGACTACTTTATGCCAAATGATTTAAAACCCCAATGGCTTGAAAGTTTGAAGCACGTGCCGTGGGGCAATAATAGCGCAGCCAACAGCGATCAGTTGAGTGTGTTATGCGCCAAGCAGCATCAACAACATCAGGCATTGCTGCCAGAAGCAAAGGTACAGCCTTTACAAAGCACACTTGATGAACTTGCTATGAAAACCAGCGCCGCTGACGTGGCAGATCAGATCATGGGGCTTGATGCACAAGGCGATAAGTGGCTAAGTAAAGCACAAAAGACCTTGCAAACGGGCTCGCCTATTAGCGCCAGTTTAGTTTTCAAGCAGCTTCAACACGGGCAAAGCCTGACCTTGGCCCAATGTTTTGAAATGGAATTAACCATGTCATGCCGCTGTGGTGAGTTTGGTGAATTCCAAGAAGGGGTTAGGGCATTATTGGTGGATAAAGACCATCAGCCAAAGTGGCGTTACACAAGCATTGACCAGGTGCCAAATGAGACCATGGTGTGGTTTTTTGATAGTCCATGGCAAGCAAATGCGCACCCTCTTCAAGATTTAGCCAAGGAGTAA
- the mmsB gene encoding 3-hydroxyisobutyrate dehydrogenase → MSLSNYSIAFIGLGNMGGPMASNLLKAHAKVCVFDLVPQAVAELESQGARAAQSAEDAVKGADIVISMLPAGKHVQSLYLGDSERGTAGLIDVLGQNTLVIDSSTIDAATSILVAKTLAERGIVFADAPVSGGTAGAAAGTLTFIVGGEKTAYEKALPVLSAMGKNIFHAGQNGAGQIAKICNNMLLSVLMVGTSEALQMAIDNGLDPKVMSDIMLQSSGRNWTLELYNPCPDVMPNVPSSNDYKGGFMVDLMRKDLGLALDTALKSHSSTPMGAMAQNLYNMHSMQGSGQRDFSSIFELFSASNK, encoded by the coding sequence ATGTCATTATCAAATTACAGTATCGCCTTTATTGGTTTGGGTAATATGGGCGGGCCTATGGCGAGCAATTTACTTAAAGCTCACGCCAAGGTCTGTGTTTTTGACTTAGTACCCCAAGCGGTTGCGGAATTAGAAAGCCAAGGTGCACGAGCAGCGCAGAGCGCCGAGGATGCTGTGAAAGGTGCAGATATCGTTATTTCCATGCTGCCTGCGGGTAAACACGTGCAAAGTTTATATTTAGGAGACAGCGAGCGCGGCACTGCAGGTTTGATTGATGTGCTTGGGCAAAATACGTTAGTGATTGACTCCAGTACTATTGACGCAGCAACCTCTATTTTGGTTGCCAAAACGTTGGCTGAAAGAGGGATCGTGTTTGCTGATGCGCCTGTGTCCGGTGGAACAGCGGGCGCTGCTGCGGGCACGCTCACCTTTATTGTGGGCGGTGAGAAAACCGCTTATGAAAAGGCTTTACCTGTACTGAGTGCTATGGGTAAGAACATTTTTCATGCAGGACAAAATGGCGCAGGGCAAATTGCAAAAATCTGCAATAACATGTTGTTGTCTGTATTGATGGTGGGCACGTCAGAAGCCTTACAAATGGCCATTGATAACGGTTTAGATCCAAAAGTCATGTCAGATATTATGCTACAAAGCTCAGGGCGAAACTGGACACTAGAGCTATATAACCCATGTCCAGATGTGATGCCAAACGTACCGTCATCAAATGATTATAAAGGTGGTTTTATGGTGGATTTGATGCGTAAAGATTTAGGCCTAGCGTTGGACACTGCCCTTAAAAGTCATTCCAGCACGCCCATGGGCGCGATGGCGCAAAACCTGTACAACATGCACAGCATGCAGGGAAGCGGGCAACGTGATTTCTCAAGTATTTTCGAGTTATTTTCAGCGTCAAATAAATAG